From one Simplicispira suum genomic stretch:
- the rpmB gene encoding 50S ribosomal protein L28 translates to MARVCEVTGKKPMVGNNVSHANNKTKRRFLPNLQYRRFWVETENRWVRLRISNAGLRLIDKNGIDSVLADLRARGQA, encoded by the coding sequence ATGGCACGCGTCTGCGAAGTCACGGGTAAGAAGCCCATGGTCGGGAACAATGTTTCCCACGCCAACAACAAAACCAAGCGCCGGTTTCTGCCGAACCTGCAATACCGCCGTTTCTGGGTCGAGACTGAAAACCGCTGGGTGCGCCTGCGCATTTCCAACGCCGGTTTGCGTCTGATCGACAAGAACGGTATTGATTCTGTGCTCGCAGACCTGCGCGCACGTGGCCAGGCTTAA
- the rpmG gene encoding 50S ribosomal protein L33, which produces MASKGGRDKIKLESTAGTGHFYTTTKNKKTMPEKMLIMKFDPKARKHVEYKEMKLK; this is translated from the coding sequence ATGGCAAGCAAAGGCGGACGCGACAAGATCAAGCTGGAATCCACTGCGGGGACCGGTCATTTCTACACCACCACCAAGAACAAGAAGACGATGCCCGAGAAAATGCTGATCATGAAATTTGATCCCAAGGCACGCAAGCACGTCGAGTACAAGGAAATGAAGCTGAAGTAA
- a CDS encoding RsmB/NOP family class I SAM-dependent RNA methyltransferase, with protein sequence MHPNALIDACAQLVRLALTFEHPADAVVSRFFRDNRGLGQRERAALAETVYTVLRKKLLFDHMAPSGSGPRERRLAILGFAHWQDEEARRSNPLAKHGARDFLRGALSDREQQWLAQCDAVQQSDLLERHRHNLPEWLVAPLKEQLGDAFWPEVMAMSQGAPLDLRVNALKEKRPQVQAEIAQAAIKSEVTPYSPWGLRVVGKPQLSKLPAFVRGAIEVQDEGSQLLALLVDAKRGEMVVDFCAGAGGKTLALGASMRSTGRLYAFDVSAHRLDALKPRLARSGLSNVHPAAIAHERDERIKRLAGKIDRVLVDAPCSGLGTLRRNPDLKWRQSPEALDELTAKQAAILESSARLLKPGGRLVYATCSVLPQENEAIAEAFSKAHPEFVPLEAGEVLAQLKVADAASLCSGGDAGTRYLRLWPHRHHTDGFFAAVWERKA encoded by the coding sequence ATGCACCCCAACGCCCTTATCGACGCCTGCGCGCAGCTCGTACGCCTCGCACTCACTTTTGAGCACCCTGCCGACGCGGTGGTCTCACGCTTTTTTCGCGACAACCGGGGCCTGGGCCAGCGCGAGCGCGCGGCTCTGGCCGAAACCGTCTACACCGTGCTGCGCAAGAAATTGCTCTTTGACCACATGGCGCCTTCGGGATCGGGCCCGCGCGAGCGGCGCCTGGCGATTCTGGGTTTTGCCCACTGGCAGGACGAAGAAGCGCGACGCAGCAACCCGCTGGCCAAACACGGTGCGCGCGACTTTCTGCGCGGCGCGCTCAGCGATCGGGAGCAGCAATGGCTGGCACAGTGTGACGCCGTGCAACAGAGCGATCTGCTGGAGCGCCACCGCCACAACCTGCCCGAATGGCTGGTGGCGCCGCTCAAAGAGCAGCTGGGAGACGCCTTCTGGCCCGAGGTCATGGCGATGTCGCAGGGCGCGCCGCTGGATCTGCGGGTCAACGCCTTGAAGGAAAAACGGCCTCAAGTCCAGGCTGAGATTGCCCAAGCAGCTATCAAATCAGAAGTAACTCCGTATTCACCCTGGGGCCTGCGCGTGGTGGGCAAGCCGCAACTGTCCAAGCTGCCCGCTTTTGTGCGCGGCGCCATTGAGGTACAGGACGAAGGCTCGCAGCTGTTGGCGCTTTTGGTGGACGCCAAGCGCGGCGAAATGGTGGTGGATTTTTGTGCTGGTGCGGGTGGCAAGACGCTGGCGCTCGGCGCGAGCATGCGCAGCACCGGGCGCTTGTATGCGTTTGACGTCTCCGCCCACCGGTTGGACGCGCTCAAGCCGCGCCTGGCGCGCAGCGGGCTCTCCAACGTGCACCCTGCGGCCATTGCGCATGAGCGCGACGAGCGCATCAAGCGCCTGGCCGGCAAGATCGATCGGGTGCTGGTGGATGCACCCTGCTCGGGCCTGGGTACGCTGCGGCGCAACCCGGATTTGAAGTGGCGCCAGAGCCCCGAGGCGCTGGACGAGCTGACGGCGAAGCAGGCAGCCATCCTGGAAAGCAGTGCGCGCCTGCTCAAGCCCGGCGGGCGCCTGGTCTACGCCACCTGCAGCGTGCTCCCGCAAGAGAACGAGGCGATTGCCGAGGCCTTCTCAAAGGCCCACCCCGAGTTTGTTCCGCTGGAGGCGGGCGAGGTGTTGGCGCAACTCAAGGTAGCCGATGCTGCCTCCTTGTGCAGCGGGGGAGACGCCGGCACGCGTTACCTGCGCCTGTGGCCGCATCGCCACCATACCGACGGGTTCTTTGCAGCGGTGTGGGAGCGCAAAGCCTGA
- the purN gene encoding phosphoribosylglycinamide formyltransferase, translated as MKNIVILISGGGSNMAAIVRAAEREDWERKLGVRVAAVLSNRADAGGLAFAQARGIATQVLDHKGFDSREDFDAELARRVDAYAPDLVVLAGFMRILSPGFVDHYAGRLLNIHPSLLPAFPGLQTHRRALAAGCKFAGVTVHQVTSELDVGPIVEQAVVPVMPGDTADTLAARVLTQEHVIYPRAVRGFFQRAAVCQAVLTTSA; from the coding sequence ATGAAAAACATTGTCATTCTCATCTCTGGCGGCGGCTCCAACATGGCGGCCATCGTGCGCGCAGCCGAGCGGGAAGACTGGGAGCGCAAATTGGGCGTGCGCGTCGCTGCAGTGCTGAGCAACCGGGCCGATGCGGGTGGCCTGGCCTTTGCGCAGGCGCGCGGCATTGCGACGCAGGTGCTCGACCACAAAGGTTTTGATTCGCGTGAGGATTTTGACGCGGAGCTGGCGCGCCGCGTCGATGCCTATGCGCCCGATCTGGTGGTGCTCGCGGGGTTCATGCGCATCTTGAGCCCAGGTTTCGTAGACCATTACGCAGGGCGTTTGCTCAACATCCACCCGTCGCTGCTGCCGGCTTTCCCCGGTCTGCAGACGCACAGGCGCGCATTGGCAGCGGGATGCAAATTTGCCGGCGTCACAGTCCATCAAGTGACGAGCGAACTGGACGTAGGGCCCATAGTGGAGCAGGCGGTGGTGCCTGTCATGCCAGGCGATACCGCAGATACCTTGGCCGCACGGGTGCTGACCCAGGAACACGTGATTTACCCGCGCGCTGTGCGCGGGTTTTTCCAGCGGGCAGCAGTGTGTCAGGCGGTGCTGACCACTTCCGCCTGA
- a CDS encoding YceH family protein, translating into MPFDAHIQPLTDIEARVLATLMEKARTVPDSYPLSLTSLVAGCNQKTTREPVMQLSDAAVLQALEELRGNNLVFESSGSRTTRYEHNFQRGMGVPEQSAVLLGLLMLRGPQTAAELRTNAERWYRFADISSVEAFLDELQERSEEKGGPLTVLLPRAPGARESRWMHLLCGPVDLSQPAAAPQAGALGERVAQLEAQVAQLQATVQQLCTELGLPMSPPGQA; encoded by the coding sequence ATGCCCTTTGACGCCCATATCCAACCACTGACCGACATCGAAGCCCGCGTGCTCGCCACCTTGATGGAAAAGGCGCGCACCGTGCCCGACAGCTATCCGCTCTCGCTCACCAGCCTGGTGGCGGGCTGCAACCAGAAAACCACGCGCGAGCCGGTCATGCAGTTGAGCGACGCCGCGGTGCTGCAAGCGCTGGAGGAACTGCGCGGCAACAACCTGGTCTTCGAGAGCAGCGGCTCGCGCACCACGCGCTACGAGCACAACTTCCAGCGCGGCATGGGCGTGCCCGAGCAGTCCGCCGTGCTGCTGGGTCTTTTGATGCTGCGCGGCCCACAGACGGCGGCCGAGCTGCGCACCAACGCCGAGCGCTGGTATCGCTTTGCCGATATCTCCTCCGTCGAGGCCTTCCTTGACGAATTGCAGGAACGCTCTGAAGAAAAAGGCGGGCCGCTGACCGTGCTGCTGCCGCGCGCTCCCGGCGCCCGCGAATCGCGCTGGATGCACCTGCTGTGTGGCCCGGTGGACCTGTCGCAACCCGCTGCAGCGCCCCAAGCGGGCGCTTTGGGAGAACGTGTCGCCCAGCTCGAAGCCCAGGTCGCGCAACTGCAGGCTACCGTGCAGCAACTGTGCACCGAGCTGGGCCTGCCCATGTCGCCGCCCGGACAGGCTTAA
- a CDS encoding acyl-CoA dehydrogenase family protein produces the protein MDLAFTPEEQSFREEVRTWVQANLPKDIAHKVHNALRLTRGDMQNWAKILGKKGWLGFGWPKEFGGPGWTAVQKHLFEEECALAGAPRIIPFGPVMVAPVIMAFGNAEQQKRFLPGIASGEVWWSQGYSEPGSGSDLASVKTRAERVGDKYIVNGQKTWTTLGQYGDWMFNLVRTSTEGKPQTGISFLLLDMKSPGVTVRPIKLLDGECEVNEVFFDNVEVPAENLIGEENKGWTYAKHLLSHERTNIADVNRSKRELERLKRIAKREGVWDDQRFRDQIALLEVDIVALEMLVLRVLSNEKSGKNSLDIAGLLKIKGSEIQQRYGELMMLAAGPFALPFIEEAMEAGWQGNFPGGETANAPLASTYFNLRKTTIYGGSNEVQRNIVAQTVLG, from the coding sequence ATGGATCTCGCATTTACCCCCGAAGAGCAAAGCTTTCGCGAAGAAGTCCGCACCTGGGTGCAGGCCAACCTGCCCAAGGACATCGCCCACAAGGTGCACAACGCCCTGCGCCTGACGCGCGGCGACATGCAGAACTGGGCCAAGATTCTTGGCAAAAAAGGCTGGCTGGGCTTTGGTTGGCCCAAGGAATTCGGCGGCCCAGGCTGGACCGCCGTGCAAAAGCACCTGTTTGAAGAAGAATGCGCACTGGCTGGCGCCCCGCGCATCATCCCCTTTGGCCCGGTGATGGTGGCGCCCGTCATCATGGCGTTTGGCAATGCCGAGCAGCAAAAACGCTTCTTGCCTGGCATCGCCAGCGGCGAGGTCTGGTGGAGCCAGGGCTACAGCGAACCCGGCTCGGGCTCGGACCTGGCCAGCGTCAAGACCCGCGCCGAGCGCGTGGGCGACAAATACATCGTCAACGGCCAGAAGACCTGGACCACGCTCGGCCAGTACGGCGACTGGATGTTCAACCTGGTGCGCACCAGCACCGAGGGCAAGCCGCAGACGGGCATCTCTTTCCTGCTGCTCGACATGAAGTCGCCCGGCGTCACGGTGCGCCCGATCAAGCTGCTCGACGGTGAGTGCGAAGTCAACGAGGTGTTCTTCGACAACGTCGAAGTGCCGGCGGAAAACCTCATTGGCGAAGAGAACAAGGGCTGGACCTACGCCAAACACCTGCTCAGCCACGAGCGCACCAACATTGCCGACGTGAACCGCAGCAAGCGCGAACTGGAGCGTTTGAAGCGCATCGCCAAGCGCGAAGGCGTGTGGGACGACCAGAGGTTCCGTGACCAGATCGCCCTGCTGGAAGTGGACATCGTGGCACTGGAGATGCTGGTGCTGCGCGTGCTGTCCAACGAAAAATCCGGCAAGAACTCGCTTGACATTGCCGGCCTGCTCAAGATCAAGGGCAGCGAGATCCAGCAGCGTTACGGCGAATTGATGATGCTGGCCGCAGGGCCCTTTGCCCTGCCATTCATCGAAGAAGCCATGGAGGCCGGCTGGCAGGGGAACTTCCCTGGCGGCGAGACCGCCAATGCGCCGCTGGCATCGACCTACTTCAACCTGCGCAAGACCACCATTTACGGTGGCAGCAACGAAGTGCAGCGCAACATCGTGGCCCAGACCGTTCTCGGCTAA
- a CDS encoding acyl-CoA dehydrogenase family protein: MDFDFSDDQQSLRDAVRRWVDKGYTFERRRSIVAAGGFDRTAYGELAELGLTALTVPEAHDGLGQGAIDAMVVMEELGRGMVLEPLAHAFIASSVLTQYASAELQGAWLPRIASGQALVVLAQQERKARYALEKCEAKAAPAQSGYALKATKSIVPAGDQADAYLVPAQLDGHIALFLVERSASGVSAQGYVTQDGSRAAEVQFANTPAILVSKDGLTALELAVDTGIAALCAEAVGVMDQAVALTVDYMNQRKQFGVTIASFQALRHRVADMKMQLELARSMSYYASLKLAAPAPERRTAMARAKVQLGQSMRYVGQQMVQLHGGIGVTDEYIGSHYFKKLTQMEMTFGDTLHHLGEVSSRMQDTAGVFA, translated from the coding sequence ATGGATTTTGATTTCTCTGACGACCAGCAATCCCTGCGCGACGCGGTGCGCCGCTGGGTCGACAAGGGCTATACCTTTGAGCGCCGCCGCAGCATCGTGGCAGCCGGCGGCTTTGACCGCACCGCCTATGGCGAACTGGCTGAACTGGGCTTGACCGCACTGACCGTGCCCGAAGCGCACGACGGCCTGGGCCAGGGCGCCATCGACGCCATGGTGGTGATGGAAGAACTCGGCCGCGGCATGGTGCTCGAACCCCTGGCGCATGCCTTCATTGCAAGCAGCGTGCTCACGCAGTACGCATCGGCCGAGTTGCAGGGCGCCTGGCTGCCACGCATTGCCAGCGGACAGGCGCTGGTGGTGCTGGCGCAGCAAGAGCGCAAGGCCCGCTACGCACTCGAAAAATGTGAAGCAAAAGCGGCTCCAGCGCAGTCTGGGTATGCCTTGAAAGCTACTAAAAGCATAGTACCTGCAGGCGACCAGGCGGATGCCTACCTCGTGCCCGCGCAGTTGGACGGCCACATCGCCCTCTTCCTCGTCGAGCGCTCGGCCAGCGGCGTGAGCGCGCAAGGCTACGTCACGCAGGATGGCAGCCGCGCCGCCGAAGTGCAGTTCGCCAATACCCCTGCCATTCTCGTCAGCAAAGACGGTCTGACCGCACTGGAGCTGGCCGTGGACACCGGCATCGCGGCGCTGTGCGCCGAAGCCGTGGGCGTCATGGACCAGGCCGTCGCGCTGACGGTGGACTACATGAACCAACGCAAGCAGTTTGGCGTAACCATCGCCAGCTTCCAGGCGCTGCGCCACCGCGTGGCCGACATGAAGATGCAGCTCGAACTGGCCCGCTCCATGAGCTACTACGCCAGCCTCAAGCTCGCCGCACCAGCGCCAGAACGCCGCACCGCCATGGCCCGTGCCAAGGTGCAGCTCGGCCAATCGATGCGCTATGTGGGCCAGCAGATGGTGCAGCTGCACGGCGGCATTGGCGTCACCGACGAATACATCGGCAGCCACTATTTCAAGAAGCTCACGCAGATGGAAATGACGTTTGGCGACACGCTGCACCATTTGGGTGAAGTGTCCAGCCGCATGCAGGACACCGCTGGGGTGTTTGCCTGA
- a CDS encoding acyl-CoA dehydrogenase family protein, translating into MNVAQQDDQRAIQEAVAAICRNFDAEYWLARDTDGEWPTAFCDAIAAGGWFGITMPTEYGGAGQGIAAAAMVMKTIGRLGSAAVSSVHLNLFGPQPVVVFGTDAQKQRMLPALIRGEDRACFGVTEPNVGSDTTRIKTFARRDGDRYVVHGQKVWTSTAQQANKILLVTRTTPIEECARPIDGITLFYTDLDRSKVRIRPIEKMARKAVDSNELFIDGLQVPAEDRIGEEGQGFKYLLHGLNPERILVAASSIGAGETALERAVGYAKERVVFGRAIGQNQAIQHPLAECWMRLQAAELMMWNAARLYDAGLPCGVEATAAKYLAAEASFETSTRAVRTHGGFGFAKEYHVERGLRESVLGLVAPVTQEMALCYIAEKGLGLPKSY; encoded by the coding sequence ATGAACGTGGCTCAACAGGACGACCAGCGGGCCATCCAGGAGGCCGTCGCCGCCATCTGCAGGAACTTCGACGCGGAGTACTGGCTTGCGCGCGACACCGACGGCGAGTGGCCCACCGCGTTCTGCGATGCCATTGCCGCAGGCGGCTGGTTTGGCATCACGATGCCCACCGAATACGGCGGTGCAGGCCAGGGCATCGCCGCTGCCGCCATGGTGATGAAGACCATCGGACGCCTGGGTTCGGCTGCGGTGTCGTCCGTCCACCTGAATCTCTTTGGCCCCCAGCCTGTCGTGGTGTTCGGGACCGACGCGCAAAAGCAGCGCATGCTGCCCGCCCTGATTCGCGGCGAGGATCGCGCCTGTTTCGGCGTGACGGAGCCCAACGTCGGATCCGACACCACACGCATCAAGACCTTTGCCAGGCGCGACGGCGATCGTTATGTGGTCCATGGGCAAAAGGTATGGACCTCCACGGCCCAGCAGGCCAACAAGATCCTGCTGGTCACGCGCACCACGCCGATCGAAGAATGCGCTCGCCCGATAGACGGCATCACCCTGTTCTACACCGACCTGGACCGCTCCAAGGTGCGCATTCGCCCCATCGAAAAAATGGCGCGCAAGGCCGTCGACTCCAACGAACTCTTCATCGACGGGCTGCAAGTGCCCGCAGAGGACCGCATCGGCGAGGAAGGCCAGGGCTTCAAGTACCTGCTGCATGGCCTCAATCCCGAGCGCATTCTGGTCGCGGCCTCGTCCATCGGTGCCGGCGAAACGGCCCTGGAGCGCGCGGTGGGCTACGCCAAGGAACGCGTGGTGTTCGGGCGCGCCATCGGGCAAAACCAGGCCATCCAGCACCCCCTGGCGGAATGCTGGATGCGTCTTCAAGCCGCAGAACTGATGATGTGGAATGCCGCCCGGCTGTACGACGCGGGCCTGCCTTGCGGCGTCGAAGCCACCGCCGCCAAATACCTGGCGGCCGAGGCGAGCTTCGAAACTTCCACCCGCGCCGTGCGCACGCATGGCGGCTTTGGTTTCGCCAAGGAATACCACGTCGAACGCGGCCTTCGGGAAAGCGTGCTCGGCTTGGTTGCCCCGGTGACGCAGGAAATGGCGCTGTGCTACATCGCCGAAAAGGGGCTCGGACTTCCCAAGTCGTACTGA
- a CDS encoding HNH endonuclease: MKVLKLSAQGLPQSWVSLEQAATHYAAGDVRWEVGGEVARFRGGNNAVTGLQSVIVINSIIGTRGVPRTNPFGNRPGLTNTKLFARDRNVCAYCGGLFHEGDLTREHIVPFASHGVDHWMNVVTACRACNHRKGPRTPEQAHMPLLYAPYVPSLWEDFILRNRRILADQMEFLMAHVPKSSRLLG, from the coding sequence GTGAAAGTGTTGAAGCTCTCGGCCCAAGGCCTGCCCCAGTCGTGGGTATCGCTGGAACAGGCCGCTACCCACTACGCTGCTGGCGACGTGCGCTGGGAGGTGGGGGGCGAGGTGGCGCGCTTTCGCGGGGGCAACAACGCGGTGACGGGGCTGCAGTCGGTCATTGTCATCAACAGCATCATTGGTACACGGGGCGTGCCGCGCACCAACCCCTTTGGCAACCGCCCAGGTCTGACCAATACCAAGCTTTTTGCCCGCGACCGCAATGTATGCGCCTACTGCGGGGGCCTGTTTCACGAAGGCGATCTGACGCGCGAGCACATCGTGCCGTTTGCCAGCCACGGCGTGGACCATTGGATGAACGTGGTGACCGCCTGCCGCGCCTGCAACCACCGCAAAGGCCCGCGCACGCCCGAGCAGGCACACATGCCGCTGCTGTATGCGCCCTATGTGCCCAGCCTTTGGGAAGACTTCATCCTGCGCAACCGCCGCATCCTGGCGGACCAGATGGAGTTTTTGATGGCGCACGTGCCCAAGTCGTCGCGCTTGCTGGGTTGA
- a CDS encoding bifunctional riboflavin kinase/FAD synthetase, protein MLVLRGFHHPAIAPACALTIGNFDGVHRGHQAMLALLGAEAAQRGVPSCVLTFEPHPRDYFAAALKKPELAPARVGTLRDKLSELARCGVQQTVVLRFDAQLAAQSPQTFIDEVLVRGLGVRYVLVGDDFRFGRQRAGDYALLSSAGQSQGFDVARMNSYEITYPQAGSDSAQPVRVSSSEVRAALAAGRMDDAAQLLGRPYAISGHVVHGRKLGRALGEASSGAGDGFRTLNLRFAHWKPAASGIFAVWVHGLAAQALPGVANLGIRPSLDPSDTNGGRVLLETHCLEWPAHLGDEGAYGKIIRVELMHKLHDELRYDSLEALTAGIARDCADARAWFAAHAETRRQTTRDRI, encoded by the coding sequence ATGCTTGTCCTTCGTGGCTTTCACCATCCGGCCATCGCCCCGGCCTGCGCATTGACCATCGGAAATTTTGACGGCGTCCACCGCGGCCACCAGGCCATGCTGGCGCTGCTGGGCGCCGAGGCCGCGCAGCGCGGCGTGCCCAGTTGCGTGCTGACTTTTGAACCGCACCCGCGCGACTACTTTGCCGCCGCGCTCAAAAAGCCCGAACTGGCGCCAGCGCGCGTTGGCACGCTGCGCGACAAGCTTTCGGAGCTGGCGCGCTGCGGCGTGCAGCAAACGGTGGTGCTGCGCTTTGACGCGCAACTGGCCGCGCAATCCCCGCAAACCTTTATCGACGAGGTGCTGGTGCGCGGCCTGGGCGTGCGCTACGTGCTGGTGGGCGACGATTTCCGCTTTGGCCGCCAGCGCGCGGGCGACTACGCCCTGCTGAGCAGCGCCGGCCAGTCGCAGGGATTCGACGTGGCGCGCATGAATTCTTACGAAATCACCTACCCCCAGGCCGGCAGCGACTCCGCCCAGCCGGTGCGTGTGTCCAGCTCCGAAGTGCGCGCCGCCCTCGCCGCCGGCCGCATGGACGACGCGGCCCAGTTGCTGGGCCGCCCTTATGCCATTTCGGGCCATGTGGTCCATGGCCGCAAGCTGGGCCGGGCGCTGGGCGAGGCCAGCAGCGGCGCGGGCGACGGCTTTCGCACGCTGAACCTGCGCTTTGCCCACTGGAAGCCTGCCGCCAGCGGTATTTTTGCGGTCTGGGTGCACGGCCTTGCTGCGCAGGCCCTTCCGGGTGTGGCCAACCTGGGGATCCGCCCCTCACTCGACCCCAGCGACACCAATGGCGGGCGCGTGCTGCTCGAAACCCACTGCCTCGAATGGCCTGCGCACCTGGGCGACGAGGGGGCCTACGGTAAAATCATCCGCGTGGAACTGATGCACAAACTGCACGACGAACTCCGGTACGACAGCCTGGAGGCGTTGACGGCCGGCATCGCCCGCGATTGCGCCGACGCCCGCGCCTGGTTCGCTGCCCATGCAGAAACCCGCCGCCAGACCACGCGCGACCGAATTTGA